Genomic segment of uncultured Desulfobacter sp.:
TTGCCACTTTGAGTTCAAGCACGGAAGTCTGGTCACCTGTTACTTCGGATACCTGAACCTCATCAGGATTGTCTACCAATGCCTTTGCTAAATACTCAATCAGCTCTTTCATAAAAACATCTCCTAATAAATGACATAAGGGGGCCGGCTGTTTTTCAAGGCGTGTCCAGCGGTTCTGTTTTTTTAAGATATCCTTAAGCAGAAACGCTTTCAGGGCTCTGTTTTTTAAGGATGCTTTTTACGGTTGTAGAGGGAATTGCACCCTGTTCCAGCCAGTACTGCACCCGATCTTGTTTCAGGGTAATAACAGCCGGATCCTTCATGGGATCATAGGTGCCTACGGCTTCAAGGAACTTGCCGTCCCTGGGAGCCTGGATATCAGCGGCTACGATTCTGTAAAAGGGTTTCTTTTTGGTGCCTTTACGGGTGAGTCTGAGTTTTACTGCCATAGTTTTTGTTTCTCCTTAGAATGGAAGCATGCCACGAAGGTTTTTCATGCCGCCTTTATTAAATTTTTTCATCATTTTCATAGACTGGGTGTAGCCTTTGAGCAATTTATTCACATCCTGCACCGATGTTCCCGAACCCAGGGCAATCCGTCTTTTGCGGGACGCTTTGATGATTGCATGCTGGGCGCGTTCATCCGGTGTCATGGAGTTGATAATTGCTTCAAGTTTTACAAATTCTTTATCATCAATGTTCAAATCTTTGAGCATCTTTTTATTTACCCCGGGCAACATGCCCAAAAGGTCCTTTATGGAACCCATTTTGCGAACCTGGTACATCTGATTTTTAAAATCTTCCAGGGTAAACTGATTTTTTCTAAATTTCTTTTCAAGGGCCTCGGCCTCTTTCTGGTCAACCGCTTCCACTGCCTTTTCAATAAAAGAGAGGGTGTCTCCCATGCCGAGAATCCTGGAAGACATGCGATCCGGATGAAAAGGCTCAAGGGCTGTGCTTTTTTCTCCCACACCGATGAATTTCAATGGCTTGCCTGTCACCGCTTTGATGGACAGGGCCGCACCGCCACGGGCATCACCGTCCATCTTGGTGAGTACAAAGCCTGAAATATCCAGCCGTTTGTCAAATTCACCGGCAATGTTCACCGCATCCTGGCCGGTCATGGCATCTGCCACCAGCAGGGTCTCTGTCGGATTGATGCCTTTTTTGATCTCTTCAAGCTCGGCCATGAGCGCATCATCCAGGTGCAAGCGCCCTGCAGTGTCAATGAGCAGGGTGTCACAGCCAAGATCCCTGGCTGCAAGTTTTGCATCCTGGCAGAT
This window contains:
- the ffh gene encoding signal recognition particle protein — encoded protein: MFDNLSDRLDSVFKKLKGHGTLTENNIEDGLKQVRLALLEADVNYKVAKNVISDIKARALGQEVMQSLTPGQQVIKIVNEEFTKMMGSTHQELNFATTGATAIMLVGLQGSGKTTTAGKLANFLRKMGRKPYLVPVDVYRPAAIDQLTKLGKQMDVPVFASTTDMKPLKICQDAKLAARDLGCDTLLIDTAGRLHLDDALMAELEEIKKGINPTETLLVADAMTGQDAVNIAGEFDKRLDISGFVLTKMDGDARGGAALSIKAVTGKPLKFIGVGEKSTALEPFHPDRMSSRILGMGDTLSFIEKAVEAVDQKEAEALEKKFRKNQFTLEDFKNQMYQVRKMGSIKDLLGMLPGVNKKMLKDLNIDDKEFVKLEAIINSMTPDERAQHAIIKASRKRRIALGSGTSVQDVNKLLKGYTQSMKMMKKFNKGGMKNLRGMLPF
- the rpsP gene encoding 30S ribosomal protein S16, with amino-acid sequence MAVKLRLTRKGTKKKPFYRIVAADIQAPRDGKFLEAVGTYDPMKDPAVITLKQDRVQYWLEQGAIPSTTVKSILKKQSPESVSA